A stretch of DNA from Catenulispora acidiphila DSM 44928:
TGTACTGCGGTGCGCCCCAGGCGGAGCGGTAGACCGAGCGGGAGACATAGAGCTGCTCGCGGGCGCGGGTGATGCCGACGTAGGCCAGGCGGCGCTCCTCCTCCATCTCCTTCTTGTCGCCCATGGAGCGCATGTGCGGGAAGACGCCGTCCTCCATGCCGGTGAGGAAGACCACCGGGAATTCCAGGCCCTTGGCGCTGTGCAGGGTCATCAGGGTGACCATGCCCTCGTGGTCCTCGCCGTCGGGGATCTGGTCGGAGTCGGCGACCAGGGCCACGCGCTCCAGGAACTCCGGCAGCCGGCCCTCGGGCTGGCCCTGCTCGAATTCCAGGGCGACGGCCAGGAGTTCGCGCAGGTTCTCGATGCGGGTCTCGTCCTGCGGGTCGTCAGAGTCCTGCAACTCCTGCAGCAGGCCGGTACGCTCCAGTATGGCTTCCAAGACGTGCGCGGGACCGTACTCGGCCGCCATCTCGCGCAGCTCGTCCATCATCTGCGTGAAGCCCTGGACGGCCTTCACCGAGCGCGCCGCCAAGCCCGGTGCCTCGTCGGCGCGGCGCAGGGCGTCGCCGAAGGTGATGCGCTCGCGCGCGGACAGCCGCTCCAGCGACTCCTCAGCCTTCTCGCCGATGCCGCGCTTGGGCGTGTTCAGGACGCGGCGGACCGAGACGATGTCGTCCTCGTTGGCCAGGGCGCGCAGGTACGCCAGGGCGTCGCGCACTTCCTTGCGCTCGTAGAAGCGGACGCCGCCGACCACGCGGTAGGGCAGCCCGACGCGGACGAAGACTTCCTCGAAGACACGGGACTGCGCGTTGGTCCGGTAGAACACTGCGACGCCGCCGTAGGTGGTCTCCTTGGCGTCGGAGAGGCGGTCGATCTCCTCGGCGACGAACTGCGCCTCGGAGTGCTCGTCGTCGGCGACGTAGCCGGTGATCAGCTTGCCGTCGCCGGAGTCCGTCCACAGGTTCTTGGCGCGGCGGCCCTTGTTGTTCTCGATGACGGCGTTCGCCGCGGTCAGGATCGTCTGCGTGGAGCGGTAGTTCTGCTCCAGCTTGATGACCTTGGCGTCCGGGTAGTCGCGCTCGAACTCGATGATGTTGCGGATCGTCGCGCCGCGGAAGGCGTAGATGGACTGGTCGGCGTCGCCGACCACGCACAGCTCGGCCGGCGGCAGGTCCTCGGTGTTCAGGCCGGGGCGCACCAGGTCGCCGTCGACGGTGCGCTTCTCGTGCTGCCCGACCAGTTCCTTCACCAGCTGGTACTGCGCGGTGTTGGTGTCCTGGTACTCGTCGACCAGGATGTTGCGGAAGCGGCGGCGGTAGTGCTCGGCGATCATCGGGAACGCCTGGAGCAGGTGCACCGTGGTCATGATGATGTCGTCGAAGTCCAGCGCCTTGGCCGCGGTCAGGCGGTCCGCGTACAGCCGATAGACCTGCGCGAGCTGGCGCTCGGCCTCGGTCTGCGCGCGGCTGGAGAAGGTGTCGTGGTCGACCAGCTCGTTCTTGAGCTTGGAGATCTGGCCGAGCATCGAGCGCGGCGTGGTCTTCTTCGGGTCGATCTCCAGATCGCGCAGCACCATGGTCATCAGGCGCTGGGAGTCGGCGGTGTCGTAGATCGAGAAGTTGCTCGGCAGCCCGGCGGTCTTGGCCTGGGCGCGCAGGATCCGGACGCAGGCGGAGTGGAACGTCGAGACCCACATCAGGCGGGCGCGCGGACCGACCAGCTCCTCGACGCGCTGGCGCATCTCGGCGGCGGCCTTGTTGGTGAAGGTGATCGCCAGGATCGAGCCGGGGTGCGCGTGCCGCTCGCCGACCAGGTAGGCGATCCGGTGCGCGAGCACGCGGGTCTTGCCCGAGCCGGCGCCGGCGATGATCAGCAGCGGGCCGCCGGCGTGCAGGACCGCCTCGCGCTGCGGTTCGTTCAGGCCGTCGAGCAGCTTGCGCGCGGCGGCCGACTCCTCCGGCGGGACCCAGGCGTCCTCGGGCTCCTCCCAGCCGTCCCAGCCCTCGCGCTCGGCGTCGGACTCCTCCGCCCACGCCGGGGGTTCGGGCAGGGTCCGGTCGGTGTGACGCTCCTCGCCCGACCCCCGCTGCTCCCGGATCGCGTCGAGCATGGGGAACAACGGAAGGGCACCTGGGGCGAAGAGGGAAGAACTCACTCAAGGATTTTCGCAGACCGCACCGACAACTCGGGGGCGGTCGCCGAGATGGGACGGTCACCTGGGCCGATACCCGTGCCGCCGGTGGACACGCGACAATGGTTCGGTACCCGGAACACCGGCGGCCGTGCCGGTGTTGCCCCGAGTGGGGAGCATCCGCTCCTTCAGAAGCAGGCACGCCCCGAACCAGGAGCCCCCATGCCCGAGGCCAGCGTCCCCTCCCGCGTCCTCGTCGTCACCGCGCACCCCGACGACGTCGACTTCGGTGCCGCCGGTACCGTCGCGACCTGGACCGACGCCGGGATCGAGGTCGTCTACGCGATCATGACCAGCGGCGAAGCCGGCGAGGCGTTCCCGGACACGCCGCGCTCGGAGGTGGCGGCGCTGCGCGAGTCCGAGCAGATCGCCGCGGCCAAGTGCGTCGGCGTGACCGACGTCCGCTTCCTGCACTGGCCCGACGGCCGCCTGACGCCCTCGCTGGACCTGCGCCGCGACATCTCGCGCGTGATCCGCCAGGTCCGCCCCGACCGCGCCCTGATCCCCTCCGCCGAGCTGGACCTGGAGCGCATCTACGCCTCCCACCCCGACCACCGCGCCGTCGGCGAGGCGGCCATCGCCGCGGTCTACCCCGACGCCCGCAACCCCTGGGCGCACCCCGAGCTGCTCGAGGTCGAAGGCCTGGAGCCGTGGACGGTCCCGGAGACCTGGGTGATGTCG
This window harbors:
- a CDS encoding PIG-L deacetylase family protein, which produces MPEASVPSRVLVVTAHPDDVDFGAAGTVATWTDAGIEVVYAIMTSGEAGEAFPDTPRSEVAALRESEQIAAAKCVGVTDVRFLHWPDGRLTPSLDLRRDISRVIRQVRPDRALIPSAELDLERIYASHPDHRAVGEAAIAAVYPDARNPWAHPELLEVEGLEPWTVPETWVMSMKNAEHAVDITDVFDRKLAALQAHASQTNGHTDLEGMLRTWGGAVAQRLGLGEDRIAEAFQIVNTR
- the pcrA gene encoding DNA helicase PcrA; the protein is MLDAIREQRGSGEERHTDRTLPEPPAWAEESDAEREGWDGWEEPEDAWVPPEESAAARKLLDGLNEPQREAVLHAGGPLLIIAGAGSGKTRVLAHRIAYLVGERHAHPGSILAITFTNKAAAEMRQRVEELVGPRARLMWVSTFHSACVRILRAQAKTAGLPSNFSIYDTADSQRLMTMVLRDLEIDPKKTTPRSMLGQISKLKNELVDHDTFSSRAQTEAERQLAQVYRLYADRLTAAKALDFDDIIMTTVHLLQAFPMIAEHYRRRFRNILVDEYQDTNTAQYQLVKELVGQHEKRTVDGDLVRPGLNTEDLPPAELCVVGDADQSIYAFRGATIRNIIEFERDYPDAKVIKLEQNYRSTQTILTAANAVIENNKGRRAKNLWTDSGDGKLITGYVADDEHSEAQFVAEEIDRLSDAKETTYGGVAVFYRTNAQSRVFEEVFVRVGLPYRVVGGVRFYERKEVRDALAYLRALANEDDIVSVRRVLNTPKRGIGEKAEESLERLSARERITFGDALRRADEAPGLAARSVKAVQGFTQMMDELREMAAEYGPAHVLEAILERTGLLQELQDSDDPQDETRIENLRELLAVALEFEQGQPEGRLPEFLERVALVADSDQIPDGEDHEGMVTLMTLHSAKGLEFPVVFLTGMEDGVFPHMRSMGDKKEMEEERRLAYVGITRAREQLYVSRSVYRSAWGAPQYNPPSKFLGEIPEPLVEWERTAPEPKTGERSPFGDRRGTSRGFQQRKGAVKVISLDPGDRVIHDSFGMGTVVAVSGRERDEATIDFGSSGVRTLLLTMAPVQKL